The Plasmodium vinckei vinckei genome assembly, chromosome: PVVCY_14 genome window below encodes:
- a CDS encoding haloacid dehalogenase-like hydrolase, putative codes for MKMFTQTQIQNFNLEKMDGIYSHGAYAYLKGYKTILRKFSFFDLELILYALSAHNVLENAVFLTVDSAYVINTNGGIQHEDAYIDTDDELKIKSSIKYAKINNKDYTPIILNNIKDLFTIGDIISIEIYNQLYADQDINNDTLNGLHAELDNYYKIYVPGSNNKLVLSPLNTSKIYGLNYISKLYNIHVNEILSIGNDTNDIELLASTGYSVALKNSTYGALKVARCICTHSNNQNAIANIVYKTIKGKQI; via the coding sequence ATGAAAATGTTTACACAAACCcaaattcaaaattttaacTTAGAAAAAATGGATGGAATATATTCTCATGGagcatatgcatatttaaagggatataaaactatattaagaaaattttcattttttgatttagaattaatattatatgcttTATCAGCTCATAATGTTTTAGAAAATGCTGTTTTTTTAACAGTAGATTCAGCATAtgttataaatacaaatggTGGAATACAACATGAAGATGCTTATATAGATACCGatgatgaattaaaaataaaatcctcaataaaatatgcaaaaataaataataaggatTATACAcctataatattaaataatattaaagatCTATTTACTATTGGTGACATTATATCAATcgaaatatataatcaatTATATGCAGATCAAGACATTAATAATGATACATTAAATGGTTTACATGCTGAATtagataattattataaaatatatgttccaggaagtaataataaattagtaTTATCCCCTTTAAATacttcaaaaatatatggacttaattatatttcaaaactttataatatacatgtaaacgaaatattatcaatagGAAATGACACAAATGATATAGAGTTGTTAGCATCAACAGGATATTCAGTGGCACTTAAAAATTCGACCTATGGTGCTCTTAAAGTAGCTCGTTGCATTTGTACACACTCAAACAATCAGAATGCTATAGCTAatatagtatataaaaCCATTAAAGGGaagcaaatataa
- a CDS encoding haloacid dehalogenase-like hydrolase, putative, whose protein sequence is MTKSVEETLKGADIKLLLIDFDGTLFVDKDIKVPKENIEAIKEAIEKGYMVSICTGRSKVGILSAFGEENLKTMNFYGMPGVYINGTIVYDQIGYTLLDETIQTDVYAELINYLVEKNLVNQTIFHRGESNYVTEDNKYADFLQKNYSENRSIIIRHNELLKYKTMNKLMVVLDPSESKQVIDNLKKKFSKKLTIFTTYNGHAEVTKLGHDKFTGINYLLTHYNISNDQVLVVGDAENDIAMLSNFKYSFVVANATESAKAHAKCILPLSHKEGAVAYLLKKVFELKK, encoded by the coding sequence ATGACTAAGAGTGTAGAAGAAACGTTAAAGGGAGCTGATATTAAATTGCTCTTGATCGACTTTGATGGTACATTATTTGTAGATAAGGATATAAAAGTAcctaaagaaaatatagaagCAATTAAAGAGGCTATTGAAAAAGGGTATATGGTAAGTATATGCACAGGGAGGTCAAAGGTTGGTATTTTAAGTGCATTTGGTGAAGagaatttaaaaacaatgAACTTTTATGGTATGCCAGGAGTTTATATTAATGGTACTATAGTATATGATCAAATTGGATATACCTTACTTGATGAAACTATTCAAACTGATGTTTATGcagaattaataaattatcttGTTGAAAAAAACTTAGTTAATCAAACCATTTTTCACAGAGGTGAATCAAATTATGTTACTgaagataataaatatgcagattttttacaaaaaaattatagtgAAAATAGAAGTATAATTATTAGACATAATGAGctgttaaaatataaaacgaTGAATAAGCTTATGGTAGTATTAGATCCATCTGAATCAAAACAAGTTATAGATAACTTAAAGAAAAagttttcaaaaaaattgacAATATTTACAACATATAATGGACATGCAGAAGTAACAAAATTAGGCCATGACAAATTTACAggtattaattatttattaacacattataatatttcaaatgaTCAAGTTTTAGTAGTAGGTGATGcagaaaatgatatagCTATGCTATccaattttaaatattcttttgTTGTAGCAAATGCAACTGAATCAGCAAAAGCTCATGCAAAATGCATTCTTCCTTTATCTCATAAAGAAGGTGCTGTTGCTtatttactaaaaaaagtatttgaacttaaaaaataa
- a CDS encoding RAP protein, putative, which produces MLQRKINLCLWYRYRIRCYQNEETKGIVNIMRRKVQEFCSNNTRYRKITVIPFDNKELSLNIEYKNIPFDIDELNKKSKNEILNIYKIVRNKNELNKLPSDFLDNLFECTKKYIRCLLPYEIVKIYKTLNILKKNNKDLNLLLHQHIKRIYKNFDIISISKLFQIYTFSKSKPIYIIKKLSETFLNNLTHCNKPWCFREVISIYSYFKINSPEHIDYIFKKCVPIIAKNIMMYTPKDTTIIFYSFVKMNKYDKILCHAITKNVILKIHLYDFNQLSIILNSFAKIGEKNNKLCKAICDQIKNKMKTGKTNTGLGIHSMPSSSKLEPSNIKHNGSNEDDTSNFREKKLMEMKIDDITKHDEAIIELNENETECKQIKRCENKNDLLENRILKPKDVSVILNALIKLEYYNNETFNCLIPFIINNICKFSPQSLSNLAHAYSQIHIDNTLLFDKLANESIMKIHKFKNKELSNLANSFVRLNIKNKTLFTYIIDEFLYRSTIGSKFQTYKFDILSLQQFAYSFSKVGLKDEKVYNILYNTLIKKIHEIKKMKKKNKINEQNLLLGNNKNQTNSCSDIMINKNTNSLLFRTNEMVEKNNFDFFFISTFVNSYSRAKINHKNFTHFISYIIRKKKQNNNEILSNQSLSSLIYGLTKLKIQDKKIYQLLLKECNEKIDSLQPFQIALILYSFSKLKIYSYKFVKRSIQILSMNIHNLSLTDLSLVCYSLSNFLYRDIIFLYKVQKIIFINNYEFNKTNVCQLFNSFTKLCFYYKPFYDSIFQKIFAFMHEFDEKELSNLVFSFIYYFHMVILQNYANMEKATTPSVIDLNANGHKNEITYVVKNQTDKPNEEIKIKPNTSSKIHTFDEKIEEDTVINNDSKHNKASHLLRENSPNLILKNKEEFFKNELNIFFNLIFILNEKYRQKLSLISIYQLQIVDLYLRAFFTNYFSFPNYLKSFFFKCRNVKLKIDDYVLLSSKMHRNISRYLNAVGVKHKSEVIFGPYQLDIVVDFLENDIKNKFNLNFDDKMNEENHSNNVIYKRKGLENEVVVKKEYKEKYNVIEKLLTKNIVIEVDGISHFYKESYSRTLNSIIKNYILKKFGWNIIHIPYQEWNQCYNFKTKLLYAIHIFKKILHINRDTVSPKDFIYFMSNENGFNQQSTNNNDASENMSHTKEESNNFMDQDMPIKNTDKNEKTEQEEEKSIPDFYTIDEETIFLNQIKSRNMFQKNIMKKLRKDGKMKYDFNIVRKDNKTEEIIELSDQNSKTDIET; this is translated from the coding sequence ATGCTTCAAAGAAAGATAAATTTATGCCTTTGGTATAGATATAGGATAAGGTGCTACCAAAATGAAGAAACTAAAGGAAtagtaaatattatgaGAAGAAAAGTCCAAGAGTTTTGTTCAAATAATACGAGATACAGAAAGATTACAGTCATACCAtttgataataaagaactgtcattaaatatagaatataaaaatatacctTTTGATATAgatgaattaaataaaaaaagtaaaaatgaaatattaaatatttataaaattgttagaaataaaaatgaattaaataaactACCAAGTGATTTTTTAGATAACTTATTTGAatgtacaaaaaaatatattcgtTGTTTATTACCTTATGAAAtcgtaaaaatatataaaacattaaatatattaaaaaaaaataataaagatttaaatttattattacatcaacatataaaaagaatatataaaaattttgatattatAAGTATCagtaaattatttcaaatatataccTTTTCAAAATCAAAgccaatatatataataaaaaaattatctgaaacatttttaaataatttaacaCATTGTAACAAACCTTGGTGTTTTAGAGAAgttatatctatatattcatattttaaaataaattcacCAGAACATAtagattatatatttaaaaaatgtgtacCTATAAtagcaaaaaatataatgatgtATACACCAAAAGACActactattattttctacagttttgtaaaaatgaataaatatgataaaattttatgtcatgctataacaaaaaatgtaattttaaaaatccatttatatgattttaaTCAACTTTCGATTATATTAAACTCGTTTGCTAAAATcggagaaaaaaataataaactatGTAAAGCCATATGCGATcaaatcaaaaataaaatgaaaactgGGAAAACCAATACAGGTTTAGGAATACACTCTATGCCTTCTTCTTCAAAGTTAGAGCCAAGTAATATCAAACACAACGGCTCGAATGAAGATGATACTTCTAACTTtagggaaaaaaaattgatggAAATGAAAATAGATGATATTACAAAACATGATGAAGCAATAATtgaattaaatgaaaacgAAACAGAATGTAAACAGATAAAAAGatgtgaaaataaaaatgactTATTAGAAAATCGAATTTTAAAACCAAAAGATGTTTCTGTTATATTAAATGCTTTGATAAAGCttgaatattataataatgaaacatttaattgtttaattccatttataataaataatatttgtaaattttctCCACAATCATTAAGTAATTTAGCTCATGCTTATTCACAAATACACATTGATAATACATTGTTATTTGATAAGTTAGCTAATGAATcgataatgaaaatacataaatttaaaaataaagaattaaGCAATTTAGCTAACTCTTTTGTAcgattaaatataaaaaataaaacattgtttacttatataatagatgaatttttatatagatCTACTATTGGTTCTAAATTTCAAACATACAAATTTGATATTTTGTCATTACAACAATTTGCCTACTCATTTAGTAAAGTTGGAttaaaagatgaaaaagtatataacattttatacaacactttaattaaaaaaattcatgaaataaaaaaaatgaaaaaaaaaaataaaataaacgaacaaaatttattattaggGAATAACAAAAACCAAACAAACTCCTGTTCAGACattatgataaataaaaatacaaattctttattatttagaaCAAATGAAAtggtagaaaaaaataattttgatttttttttcatttcaaCATTTGTTAATTCTTATAGTAgagcaaaaataaatcataaaaattttacacACTTTATTAGTTACATAATTCGAAAAAAGaagcaaaataataatgagaTATTATCAAATCAATCATTAAGTAGTTTGATTTATGGTTTAactaaattaaaaattcaagataaaaaaatatatcaattaTTACTTAAAGAatgtaatgaaaaaatcGATTCATTACAGCCATTTCAAATagcattaatattatattcatttagtaagttgaaaatatattcttataaatttgttaaaagatctatacaaatattaagTATGAATATACACAATTTGAGTTTAACTGATTTATCTTTAGTATGTTATTCATTATCAAACTTTTTATACAgagatataatatttttatataaagttcaaaaaataatatttataaataattacgaatttaataaaactaATGTTTGTCaactttttaattcatttacaaaattatgtttttattataaaccATTTTATGATtctatatttcaaaaaatatttgccTTTATGCATGAATTTgatgaaaaagaattaaGTAATCTTGtcttttcatttatttattactttcATATGGTCATATTACAGAATTATGCCAACATGGAAAAAGCTACTACACCCTCTGTCATCGATTTGAATGCTAATGGCCATAAGAATGAGATCACATATGTTGTTAAAAACCAAACAGATAAGCcaaatgaagaaataaaaataaagccCAATACAAGCAGTAAAATACACACatttgatgaaaaaattgaGGAAGATACTGTTATTAACAATGATAGCAAACATAATAAAGCTTCTCACTTATTGAGAGAAAATAGTCCTAATttgattttaaaaaataaagaagaattttttaaaaatgaattaaatattttttttaatttaatttttattttaaatgaaaaatatagacaAAAATTATCACTAATTAGTATATATCAATTACAAATAGtagatttatatttacgggcattttttacaaactatttttcatttccaaattatttaaaaagtttttttttcaaatgcAGAAATGTGAAACTTAAAATCGATgattatgttttattatccTCAAAAATGCATCGAAATATTTCTCGATATCTTAATGCAGTTGGTGTTAAACATAAAAGTGAAGTTATTTTTGGCCCATATCAACTAGACATTGTTGTCGACTTTTtggaaaatgatataaaaaataaatttaatttaaattttgacgacaaaatgaatgaagaaaatcatagtaataatgtaatatataaacgAAAGGGCTTAGAAAATGAAGTAgttgtaaaaaaagaatataaagaaaaatataatgtaaTTGAAAAGTTactaacaaaaaatattgtcaTAGAAGTTGATGGCATatctcatttttataaagaaaGTTATAGTAGAACATTAAAttcaataataaaaaattatattttaaaaaaatttggatggaatataatacatataccATATCAAGAATGGAATCaatgttataattttaaaaccaAACTATTATATGCCATTCACATTTTTAAGAAGATTCTTCACATCAATCGAGATACTGTATCTCCAAAagattttatatattttatgagtAATGAAAATGGATTTAATCAACAAAGTACCAATAATAATGACGCCTCTGAAAATATGTCACATACAAAGGAAGAGAGTAACAACTTTATGGATCAAGATATGCCTATTAAGAATactgataaaaatgaaaaaactGAACAAGAGGAAGAAAAAAGTATTCCAGATTTTTACACAATAGATGAAGAAACAATTTTCCTTAATCAGATAAAATCTCGGAATatgtttcaaaaaaatataatgaaaaaactCAGGAAAGATgggaaaatgaaatatgaTTTTAACATCGTCCGCAAGGATAATAAGACTGAAGAGATCATCGAATTATCTGATCAGAATTCTAAAACAGATATCGAAACATGA
- a CDS encoding proliferating cell nuclear antigen 2, putative: MFECRIDGQFFKKLFETLKDICTEVNLECDENGIKMQSMDCSHVSLVDLNIMSDFFQHYRCDKKCVLGISINFMLKILSVIKEKSTVFLFKEDNENDAVLNIGIIDEEEQSSTEDSLEIQVKLINTQKEHLEIPQSEYHCQCTMKSKKFQEFTKYLNSIGDNVSISMKKDTMILSTTGSDIKVTKQFTNDMADISITCSKYVSQEFATRYLVMFSRASALSDEVLISLSPNIPVSIKFNFKQQLTELPDNSHLTFFLAPKIGEY; this comes from the exons ATGTTTGAATGCAGAATAGATGgtcaattttttaaaaaattatttgaaacATTGAAAGATATATGTACAGAAGTAAATTTAGAATGTGATGAAAATGGAATTAAAATGCAATCAATGGATTGCAGTCATGTATCCTTAGTTGATTTGAATATAATGTCCGACTTTTTTCAACATTACAG gtgtgataaaaaatgtgttttAGGGATAAGCATAAATTTCatgttgaaaatattatctgTGATAAAAGAAAAGTCTACGGTTTTCTTGTTTAAAgaagataatgaaaatgatgcaGTCTTAAATATCGGAATTATAGATGAAGAAGAACAATCTAGTACTGAAGATTCATTAGAAATCCAAGTTAAATTAATCAATACACAAAAGGAACATTTAGAAATCCCTCAATCGGAATATCATTGTCAATGTACAATGAAATCTAAAAAGTTTCAAGagtttacaaaatatttaaattctATTGGAGATAATGTATCTATATCTATGAAAAAAGATACTATGATTTTAAGTACAACAGGTTCAGATATAAAAGTAACAAAACAATTTACAAATGATATGGCTGATATATCTATTACATGCTCAAAATATGTTTCACAAGAATTTGCAACACGATATTTGGTTATGTTTTCAAGAGCTTCAGCTTTATCTGATGAAGTTTTAATTTCCCTTTCTCCAAATATTCCAGTCTCTATCAAATTTAATTTCAAACAGCAATTAACAGAATTACCTGACAATTCCCATTTAACCTTTTTCTTAGCCCCTAAGATTGGCGAATACTAA